Proteins from a single region of Bradyrhizobium diazoefficiens:
- a CDS encoding helix-turn-helix transcriptional regulator, with product MDMRKLVGRNFARLRKQKRFTQEKFAEMSGFTQQYISDLERGRRNPTVVTLFELASTLGVSHVELVVPDEDARSDRSKPSKRK from the coding sequence ATGGACATGCGCAAGCTGGTCGGCCGGAATTTCGCAAGACTGCGGAAGCAGAAGCGCTTCACGCAGGAGAAATTCGCCGAAATGTCCGGCTTCACTCAGCAATATATCAGTGACCTGGAGCGCGGCCGTCGTAACCCAACTGTCGTAACCCTTTTTGAGCTCGCCAGCACGTTAGGCGTCAGCCACGTTGAATTGGTAGTTCCTGACGAAGACGCGCGAAGCGACCGATCAAAGCCGTCTAAACGGAAATGA
- a CDS encoding S26 family signal peptidase, which yields MTGRLKTLAGTFGVAAALVATIVLEPLPVYIWNASASVPIGLYRLRPANQFQVTELVAVQPPEPLATFLDLNGYLPIGVPMLKRVLALPGQTVCRIGLTISVDDIAMGEARNRDGRGRPLPKWQGCRVVGDGELFLMNWQSLDSLDGRYFGFLPASAVIGRALPVWTWEE from the coding sequence ATGACGGGACGCCTGAAGACGCTGGCCGGGACGTTCGGGGTCGCTGCTGCGCTGGTCGCGACGATCGTCCTGGAGCCGCTTCCGGTTTATATCTGGAACGCATCCGCGAGCGTGCCGATCGGTCTCTATCGGCTCCGACCGGCGAACCAATTCCAAGTCACTGAATTGGTCGCCGTGCAGCCGCCGGAGCCGCTCGCGACCTTCCTCGATTTGAACGGCTATTTGCCCATTGGCGTCCCCATGCTGAAGCGCGTGCTCGCCTTGCCGGGGCAGACGGTCTGTAGAATCGGGCTCACGATTTCGGTCGATGACATTGCAATGGGCGAGGCGCGGAATCGCGACGGACGCGGCCGGCCGCTGCCGAAGTGGCAGGGCTGCCGCGTCGTCGGAGACGGCGAGCTCTTTCTCATGAACTGGCAGTCTCTCGACTCTCTTGATGGCCGATATTTTGGATTCTTGCCGGCGTCGGCAGTGATCGGCCGTGCGCTGCCCGTGTGGACGTGGGAGGAGTGA
- a CDS encoding DUF6499 domain-containing protein encodes MPEFDWRSPDSFKSLENAEITHIAWEGLRMNVDYQRDYEAMIANSPDGEVSEEFRRRWGICFRP; translated from the coding sequence ATGCCTGAATTCGACTGGCGATCGCCGGATTCGTTCAAGAGCCTGGAGAATGCTGAGATCACCCACATCGCCTGGGAAGGCCTTCGTATGAACGTGGACTATCAACGCGACTACGAAGCGATGATTGCGAATAGCCCAGATGGCGAAGTGAGCGAGGAATTCAGGAGGAGGTGGGGTATCTGCTTTCGCCCATGA
- a CDS encoding DUF2840 domain-containing protein, which translates to MSDLTEVEVLWLEKRIENRIRFGRIVKERKLDRHRRVLSFAPGSIFAFVRWTSNDFGTIISRIDILRAVAPGQRCSTVPYVTPGGEILLRLSGWPKVERVLQMTDAVEALGIDPADVAPDHWHHVHNRLSVNENPRPYTKARHQAWLHRHRVMR; encoded by the coding sequence ATGAGCGATCTCACCGAAGTGGAAGTGCTGTGGCTCGAGAAGCGCATCGAAAACCGCATTCGGTTTGGTCGCATCGTCAAAGAACGGAAGCTTGATCGCCACCGGCGCGTCCTGTCATTCGCGCCAGGCAGCATCTTTGCCTTTGTCCGTTGGACCTCTAACGACTTTGGCACGATCATTTCGCGGATCGACATCCTGCGCGCGGTCGCGCCTGGACAGCGCTGCTCGACCGTCCCTTATGTGACACCCGGCGGAGAGATTCTGCTGCGTCTGTCCGGCTGGCCGAAGGTCGAGCGCGTGCTGCAAATGACCGATGCCGTTGAGGCACTCGGCATCGATCCCGCCGACGTCGCGCCTGATCATTGGCATCACGTTCATAACCGTTTGTCCGTCAACGAAAACCCGCGCCCGTATACGAAAGCGCGCCATCAGGCCTGGCTTCACCGTCACAGGGTAATGCGATGA
- a CDS encoding helix-turn-helix domain-containing protein — MPDPMAGLPPRFLRTPEAARYLGLSGRTLEKHRTYGTGPTYRKIGGRVVYAVDDLKAWADLGAKTSTSDPGKGTVLPAKKHPVLRPYAGQERR, encoded by the coding sequence ATGCCCGATCCAATGGCCGGTCTTCCCCCGCGCTTCCTGCGCACACCTGAGGCCGCGCGCTATCTTGGCCTGTCTGGTCGCACGCTCGAGAAGCACCGCACGTACGGTACCGGACCGACCTATCGGAAGATCGGTGGACGTGTCGTCTACGCCGTCGATGACCTGAAAGCGTGGGCCGATCTCGGCGCCAAGACGTCGACGTCTGACCCCGGGAAGGGGACCGTGCTGCCGGCCAAGAAGCATCCGGTTCTGCGCCCCTATGCGGGCCAGGAACGTCGCTGA
- a CDS encoding lytic transglycosylase domain-containing protein, whose product MSLLFIFAASEGGALAESGSASVQAVTRASNPFSAFVDEASRRFAIPMNWIGSVISIESAGDVHARSPKGAMGLMQIMPATWAELRARYNLGNDPYDPHDNILAGTAYLRELLDRYGSPGVFAAYNAGPCRYEEHLAGGSLPDETRAYVAKLSNLLAIELPPRWTSSGQSSAAATLFVRRSDLIRTRDRLLALMPSSGATTAISASDVSPMVPRPVGVFVPRSDSGVSQ is encoded by the coding sequence GTGTCGCTGCTGTTTATTTTCGCTGCGTCGGAAGGTGGTGCTCTAGCGGAGAGCGGGTCGGCGTCGGTTCAAGCGGTTACTCGGGCAAGCAACCCGTTTTCTGCTTTCGTCGACGAAGCCTCGAGGCGATTTGCAATTCCAATGAACTGGATCGGTTCGGTCATCAGCATCGAAAGCGCTGGAGACGTGCACGCCAGATCGCCAAAAGGCGCAATGGGCCTGATGCAGATCATGCCGGCGACTTGGGCGGAACTTCGCGCGCGCTACAATCTCGGGAACGACCCCTACGACCCGCACGACAACATCCTGGCCGGCACGGCTTACTTGCGCGAACTGCTCGATCGGTATGGCTCGCCTGGCGTGTTTGCCGCGTACAACGCGGGGCCATGCCGCTATGAAGAGCATCTCGCAGGCGGCTCTCTGCCAGACGAGACGCGAGCATACGTCGCAAAGCTGTCAAACCTGCTTGCCATCGAACTGCCGCCGAGGTGGACGTCCAGCGGACAGTCATCAGCAGCTGCGACGCTATTCGTTAGGCGATCCGATCTCATAAGAACGCGCGATCGGTTGCTGGCGCTCATGCCGTCAAGCGGTGCCACGACCGCAATCTCAGCTTCCGATGTTTCGCCCATGGTCCCCCGGCCTGTTGGCGTGTTCGTCCCTCGATCGGATTCGGGAGTATCGCAATGA
- a CDS encoding DUF2285 domain-containing protein, whose protein sequence is MTTAPAASHKFPCHPPLDFTAGQVCHAADGWHAVLRIGSVEHRIWSKQPLTAGAHYAAELPLDSSFEARAHAATRLWRAMNGRAPGPAFHRLSKQRRERLCAALRAAAAHFAGATYRSIAEALFGQKRIPDRAWKTDHLRSRIIRLVKSGLAFVRGGYRKLLGPKRRDE, encoded by the coding sequence GTGACAACCGCGCCGGCTGCTTCTCACAAATTCCCGTGTCACCCACCGCTCGACTTTACCGCCGGACAGGTATGCCACGCCGCCGATGGTTGGCATGCGGTGCTGCGCATCGGCTCGGTTGAACATCGCATCTGGTCGAAACAGCCGCTGACCGCAGGCGCCCACTATGCAGCCGAGTTACCGCTCGACAGCAGTTTCGAGGCGCGGGCGCACGCGGCCACGCGGCTATGGCGCGCGATGAATGGGCGCGCGCCAGGACCTGCCTTCCACCGCCTATCGAAACAGCGGCGCGAAAGATTATGCGCAGCCCTTCGCGCGGCCGCCGCGCATTTCGCCGGTGCGACCTATCGCAGCATCGCAGAGGCTCTGTTCGGCCAAAAGCGCATCCCCGATCGTGCCTGGAAAACAGACCATCTGCGCAGCCGAATCATCCGCCTCGTAAAAAGCGGTCTGGCGTTCGTTCGCGGGGGCTATCGCAAACTTCTGGGACCGAAGCGCAGGGACGAGTAG
- a CDS encoding replication initiator protein A — protein MRRKHGSERNQLELFRALPGDLAPRDAQDLMAYPFFSLAKTKRIVPIDFRAGAIEIRVEAVPEHGMATIWDADVLIWAASQIVEARDAGLKTSRLMAATPYEILTFVGRSTSARDYDRLKAGLDRLQSTTVLTSIRQLAERRRHRFSWINEWKETADANGRPFGLELILPDWFYAGVIDDALVLTIDRAYFDLTGGLERWLYRLVRKHGGRQDGGWSFDLVHLHAKSGILSPLKHFAYDVRQIVQRQTLPGYQLALTRDPNGTERLNFAPRPVDPLTARLRRRGLVSNSEDNL, from the coding sequence ATGCGACGCAAACACGGTTCCGAGCGCAACCAGCTTGAACTCTTCCGGGCACTCCCCGGTGATCTTGCGCCTCGCGACGCGCAGGATCTGATGGCTTATCCGTTCTTTTCGCTGGCAAAGACTAAGCGGATCGTACCGATCGATTTCCGCGCGGGTGCAATCGAAATTCGTGTTGAAGCCGTGCCGGAACACGGCATGGCGACCATCTGGGATGCAGACGTTCTGATCTGGGCCGCGTCACAGATCGTCGAGGCGCGAGACGCAGGGCTGAAGACCTCGCGGCTGATGGCTGCAACCCCATACGAGATTCTGACGTTCGTCGGCCGCAGCACCAGCGCACGTGACTACGATCGGCTGAAGGCTGGCCTCGACAGGTTGCAATCAACGACCGTGTTGACGTCGATCCGCCAGCTGGCAGAACGGCGGCGGCATCGCTTCTCCTGGATCAACGAGTGGAAGGAGACGGCCGATGCAAATGGTCGTCCATTTGGCCTCGAGCTGATCCTGCCGGATTGGTTCTACGCGGGCGTCATTGATGACGCGCTCGTGCTCACAATCGATCGCGCGTATTTCGATCTGACGGGCGGACTTGAGCGCTGGCTCTACCGGCTCGTGCGCAAGCACGGTGGTCGTCAGGACGGCGGCTGGAGCTTTGACCTTGTGCACCTGCATGCCAAGTCCGGCATCCTCTCTCCGCTCAAGCACTTTGCGTACGACGTACGTCAGATTGTCCAGCGCCAGACATTGCCCGGCTATCAGCTCGCGCTCACGCGCGATCCGAACGGCACCGAGCGGCTGAACTTCGCGCCGCGACCTGTCGATCCCTTAACGGCACGCCTGCGCCGTCGCGGTCTCGTCTCAAATTCGGAGGACAACCTGTGA
- a CDS encoding DUF2285 domain-containing protein translates to MTKPQLDPDVADVAPNELALTAYDEQHVVTYIRLLQAEGQGADWREVARIVLHIDPEREPDRALNAYQSHLARAKWVTEEGRLLRGAGSK, encoded by the coding sequence ATGACAAAACCGCAGCTAGATCCTGACGTCGCGGATGTCGCGCCGAACGAGCTGGCGCTGACCGCCTATGACGAACAGCATGTTGTCACGTACATTCGCCTTTTGCAGGCGGAGGGTCAGGGAGCGGACTGGCGGGAGGTGGCTCGTATCGTCCTCCATATCGATCCGGAGCGAGAGCCGGACCGTGCGCTGAACGCATACCAGAGTCATCTTGCGCGCGCCAAATGGGTGACCGAGGAGGGGCGCCTCTTACGCGGCGCCGGCTCAAAATAG